A window of Lacibacter sediminis contains these coding sequences:
- a CDS encoding M1 family metallopeptidase, with translation MQKKNLSAYLSLFLFLLFQSVLVQSQSFHNNEKLTKQDTLRGSITPERAWWNVVKYDLAVTPNFKNFTISGSNTISFKLVKKKGNRMQIDLQDPLVIDSAVLNGVPVNFSRDGHAWYIEMPKRRMPKVLTADKDLHQLYLVYHGVPKPALRAPWDGGVVWKKDKNGNPWINVACQGLGASVWWPCKDHQSDEPDNGVSISITAPDTLMNVSNGKLQNVVADGKGNKVWTWVVTQPINLYNITMNVGKYVHFSDTLNGEKGKLDLDYYVLDYNLDKAKKQFEQVKPMLRAFEYWFGPYPFYEDGYKLVESNHLGMEHQSAVAYGNEYMNGYKGNDLSGSGWGLKFDFIIIHESGHEWYGNNISSKDIADMWVHEGFTNYSETLYTDYIFGTEAGDAYVQGVRRNIRNDIPIVGKYNVNKEGSGDMYPKAANMIHMVRQIIGDKSSFRMLLRDMNEKYYHKTVTGAEIEDFISKRTGYNLDKMFDQYLRTTQVPTLEYFLTTENNTQLLYYRWTNCVKGFNMPIRLPGNSNPKYGLLLATENWQKFRTNFKQGEDISKLMDKNFYVTYKKVK, from the coding sequence GTGCAAAAAAAGAATTTATCAGCTTACCTCAGCTTATTTCTGTTCCTGTTATTTCAATCCGTACTTGTTCAATCGCAATCTTTTCATAATAACGAAAAACTTACGAAACAAGATACATTACGTGGCTCCATAACTCCTGAGCGTGCCTGGTGGAATGTGGTGAAGTATGATTTAGCTGTAACCCCCAACTTTAAGAATTTTACCATTAGTGGCAGCAATACAATTTCCTTTAAATTGGTGAAGAAGAAAGGCAACCGTATGCAGATCGATCTGCAGGATCCATTGGTCATTGATAGTGCTGTCTTAAACGGAGTTCCTGTGAATTTCAGCCGTGACGGACATGCATGGTATATTGAAATGCCCAAACGCAGAATGCCCAAAGTGTTAACTGCCGATAAAGATCTGCATCAACTCTACCTTGTTTATCATGGTGTACCAAAGCCGGCTTTACGTGCTCCCTGGGATGGCGGGGTAGTTTGGAAAAAAGACAAGAACGGAAATCCATGGATCAATGTTGCATGTCAAGGTTTGGGTGCAAGTGTATGGTGGCCATGCAAAGATCACCAAAGCGACGAACCGGATAATGGTGTAAGCATCAGCATAACTGCTCCTGACACGTTGATGAATGTTTCAAACGGAAAATTACAAAACGTAGTGGCAGATGGAAAAGGAAACAAAGTGTGGACATGGGTTGTAACGCAACCTATCAATCTATACAATATAACAATGAACGTAGGCAAGTATGTACATTTCAGCGATACATTGAATGGAGAGAAAGGAAAACTTGATCTTGATTATTATGTTCTCGATTACAATCTTGATAAAGCTAAAAAACAATTTGAACAGGTGAAGCCAATGCTTCGTGCGTTTGAATATTGGTTTGGCCCCTATCCTTTTTATGAGGACGGATACAAACTGGTAGAAAGTAATCATCTTGGCATGGAACACCAAAGTGCCGTTGCTTACGGCAACGAATACATGAATGGTTATAAAGGGAACGATCTCAGTGGTTCTGGCTGGGGATTGAAATTCGATTTCATCATCATTCATGAAAGTGGTCATGAATGGTATGGAAACAACATCAGCAGCAAAGACATTGCCGATATGTGGGTGCATGAAGGTTTTACCAATTACAGCGAAACACTTTACACTGATTATATTTTTGGCACAGAGGCAGGTGATGCTTATGTGCAGGGTGTGCGCAGAAATATCCGTAACGATATTCCGATTGTTGGCAAATACAATGTGAACAAAGAAGGAAGTGGTGATATGTATCCAAAAGCGGCTAATATGATTCATATGGTGCGCCAGATTATTGGCGACAAAAGCAGCTTTCGCATGCTTTTACGTGATATGAATGAGAAATACTACCACAAAACTGTTACAGGCGCAGAGATCGAAGATTTTATTTCGAAACGTACAGGATACAACCTCGATAAAATGTTTGATCAATACCTGCGTACTACCCAGGTACCAACGCTGGAATATTTTCTTACTACAGAAAACAACACACAGTTATTATATTACCGCTGGACGAATTGCGTGAAAGGTTTTAATATGCCTATTCGATTGCCCGGCAACAGCAATCCAAAATATGGTTTGCTGCTGGCTACTGAAAACTGGCAGAAATTCCGTACCAATTTTAAACAAGGTGAAGACATCAGCAAACTGATGGATAAGAACTTTTATGTTACTTATAAAAAAGTAAAATAA
- a CDS encoding ABC transporter substrate-binding protein has product MQKAKNKREVRMVSKILLPVSAFTHFLFIILHFSFLVLLSCGKAKKNEQNIFRYNEVSGISSLDPAFAKSQSVIWATHQLYNTLVETDDQLNIVPSLAKSWLVSDDRLQVTFYLRDDVFFHDHSAFPNGKGRKMTAADVVYSFQRLMDKSTASPGAWIFNNRVDAATGFTAVDDTTFRITVLRPFVQILGVLSNVYCSIVPKEVVEKYGPDFRRNPCGTGPFQFKAWEEGQALILVKNKNYFEKDSAGESLPYVDGVKVSFLDNKASEFMEFRQGNLHFINDIDASFKDEVLNKKGELRAEWKDKVVLNRHPYLNIEYIGILVDSTNPLVKNSPLRLKAIRQAINYGFDRRKMMLYLRNSIGTAAESGFVPTGLPSFDSTIVKGYSYDPAKAKTLLQQAGFNSMKDVPEIKLLTIPIYADLGSYIARQLQDIGLNVKVEAVQKSLLLTQTSKSEALFFRASWIADYPDAENYLSVFYGKNPAPPNYTRYKNAAYDALYEQSTKEPNDSVRYKLYRQMDQMLMNDAPIVPLWYDMVIHLVQPAVKGFKPNALNWLELRKVKLR; this is encoded by the coding sequence ATGCAGAAAGCGAAAAATAAAAGAGAAGTAAGAATGGTAAGCAAAATATTGCTCCCGGTAAGCGCATTTACTCATTTTTTATTTATCATTCTTCATTTTTCATTTTTAGTCCTCCTTTCCTGCGGCAAAGCCAAAAAGAATGAGCAGAATATTTTTCGTTACAATGAAGTAAGCGGTATCAGTTCACTTGATCCTGCATTTGCCAAAAGTCAATCTGTCATTTGGGCAACGCATCAGTTATACAACACACTCGTTGAAACAGATGATCAACTAAACATTGTTCCTTCGCTGGCAAAAAGCTGGCTTGTTAGTGATGATCGCCTGCAGGTAACTTTTTATTTACGTGATGATGTGTTCTTTCATGATCATAGCGCCTTCCCGAATGGAAAAGGACGAAAGATGACGGCGGCTGATGTGGTCTATAGCTTTCAAAGGTTGATGGATAAGAGTACAGCAAGTCCTGGTGCATGGATATTCAACAACAGGGTTGATGCAGCAACAGGTTTTACTGCTGTTGATGATACAACATTCCGTATTACGGTGCTGCGACCTTTTGTGCAGATACTTGGTGTGCTGAGTAATGTGTATTGTTCCATTGTGCCAAAAGAAGTGGTAGAGAAATATGGACCTGATTTCAGACGCAATCCCTGCGGTACAGGGCCTTTTCAATTCAAGGCATGGGAAGAAGGTCAGGCGTTGATTCTTGTAAAGAATAAAAATTATTTCGAAAAAGATAGTGCAGGTGAAAGTTTACCTTATGTTGATGGTGTGAAAGTGAGTTTTCTTGATAATAAGGCGAGTGAGTTCATGGAATTCAGGCAGGGGAACCTTCATTTCATTAATGATATTGATGCTTCGTTTAAAGATGAGGTGCTGAATAAAAAAGGTGAGTTGCGTGCAGAATGGAAGGATAAAGTGGTGCTTAATAGACATCCATATCTCAATATTGAATATATCGGAATACTGGTTGATTCAACTAATCCGTTGGTGAAGAATTCTCCATTGCGGTTAAAGGCAATAAGGCAGGCGATCAATTATGGATTTGACCGCAGAAAGATGATGCTTTATCTCCGCAACTCTATAGGAACTGCTGCTGAAAGTGGCTTTGTGCCAACAGGTTTGCCAAGCTTCGATTCAACGATTGTGAAAGGTTATTCGTATGATCCTGCAAAAGCAAAAACATTGTTGCAGCAGGCTGGTTTTAACTCTATGAAAGATGTGCCGGAGATAAAACTATTGACGATTCCTATCTATGCTGATCTGGGTAGTTATATTGCCCGGCAGTTGCAGGATATTGGTTTGAATGTAAAAGTGGAAGCGGTGCAAAAAAGTTTATTGCTTACCCAAACATCAAAAAGCGAAGCGCTGTTTTTTCGTGCAAGCTGGATCGCCGATTATCCTGATGCAGAAAACTATCTCAGTGTGTTCTATGGAAAAAATCCTGCACCACCGAACTATACACGTTATAAAAATGCTGCGTATGATGCATTGTATGAGCAATCAACAAAAGAACCAAACGATTCCGTCCGTTACAAACTCTACCGGCAAATGGATCAAATGCTGATGAACGACGCTCCAATTGTACCGTTATGGTATGATATGGTGATCCATCTCGTGCAGCCAGCTGTAAAGGGATTTAAACCAAATGCATTAAACTGGCTGGAATTAAGAAAGGTAAAACTCAGGTAA
- the msrA gene encoding peptide-methionine (S)-S-oxide reductase MsrA translates to MSDNLSSVAFAGSTGNEGAATDTATFGAGCFWCVEAVFQQVEGVLKVTSGYCGGHVVNPTYEQVNTKTTGHAEVAQIIFDPKKISFDELLEIFWQTHDPTTLNRQGNDVGPQYRSAVFYHNAEQKAKAEKYKEELNKSGAFSAPIVTTVEAYKNYSEAENYHQNYYNLNKNSNPYCYYVIKPKLDKFDKVFKDKKRKS, encoded by the coding sequence ATGAGCGATAATTTATCAAGCGTTGCCTTTGCAGGAAGCACCGGCAATGAAGGAGCAGCTACTGATACTGCCACATTTGGCGCAGGGTGCTTCTGGTGTGTGGAAGCTGTATTTCAACAAGTGGAAGGTGTATTAAAAGTAACCAGCGGTTACTGTGGCGGACATGTTGTGAACCCGACCTACGAGCAGGTGAATACAAAAACCACCGGCCATGCAGAAGTAGCACAGATCATCTTTGATCCCAAGAAAATTTCTTTTGATGAATTGCTGGAAATCTTCTGGCAAACACATGATCCTACAACATTGAACCGCCAGGGAAATGATGTGGGTCCGCAATACCGAAGTGCAGTGTTTTATCACAATGCAGAACAGAAAGCAAAAGCCGAAAAGTATAAAGAAGAACTAAACAAGAGTGGTGCGTTCAGTGCCCCGATTGTTACAACAGTTGAAGCTTACAAAAACTACAGCGAAGCAGAAAACTATCACCAGAATTATTACAACCTCAATAAAAATTCAAATCCTTACTGCTATTATGTAATTAAACCCAAGCTGGATAAGTTTGATAAAGTATTCAAGGATAAGAAGAGAAAAAGTTAA
- a CDS encoding transmembrane-type terpene cyclase, translated as MDKSTVITLLILATLGISWTIVYLLIIYRSFKDKMCGMPAIVLAFNMFWEFLYSFVFLNQGQEIQIWVNRVWFFFDVVIFTSFILYGARAWQETNRRFFIPFVLFTLISAFSFLYLMQLDFGEKAITYSAFLINVFMSASFIDLLLKQQDLRGQSFGIAFLKMTGTLAATIVLFQRYSYFLQLLGVLCFVLDMIYIVMIVDRYKKLNLHLITRRLKN; from the coding sequence ATGGACAAAAGCACAGTTATTACTTTACTCATATTAGCTACACTTGGTATATCATGGACCATAGTTTACCTGTTGATTATTTACCGGTCTTTTAAAGATAAAATGTGCGGAATGCCTGCAATTGTATTGGCATTTAATATGTTTTGGGAATTTTTGTATTCGTTTGTTTTTTTGAACCAAGGGCAGGAAATTCAAATATGGGTTAACAGGGTTTGGTTTTTTTTTGATGTTGTGATTTTTACTTCTTTCATCCTGTACGGAGCCAGAGCATGGCAAGAAACCAACCGTCGTTTTTTCATACCATTTGTGTTATTCACCTTAATTTCTGCTTTTAGTTTTCTCTATTTAATGCAATTGGATTTTGGTGAAAAAGCAATTACATATTCGGCCTTTCTGATCAATGTGTTTATGTCTGCCTCTTTTATCGATCTGTTACTAAAACAACAGGACCTACGAGGTCAATCGTTCGGTATTGCATTTTTGAAGATGACCGGCACACTTGCTGCAACAATTGTGTTATTCCAGCGCTATAGTTATTTCCTGCAGCTTCTTGGTGTATTATGTTTTGTGTTGGATATGATCTATATCGTTATGATTGTTGATCGGTATAAAAAATTAAACCTGCACCTGATAACCCGCAGGTTGAAAAATTAA
- a CDS encoding DUF1684 domain-containing protein has protein sequence MRFCLLFLAFLPCFAFTQTSYEDSLNLFLKKYVADHEVVTGNDKQKMKFYPVQQQYRINAVFERKENSPWFMMSTSGNTKQQYRVYGIIRFNIYDTAVALHIYQSRSLMSSEKYKEHLFIPFTDLTSGRETYGGGRYIDLNISDISNNTYVIDFNKAYNPYCAYTTGYNCPIPPKENDLAVAIKAGELNYTK, from the coding sequence ATGAGATTTTGTTTACTGTTTCTTGCTTTTCTTCCCTGCTTTGCTTTTACACAAACCAGCTATGAGGATTCGCTCAACCTGTTCCTGAAAAAATATGTAGCCGATCATGAAGTGGTAACCGGCAACGATAAGCAAAAGATGAAGTTTTACCCGGTGCAGCAACAGTACCGGATTAACGCTGTTTTTGAGCGAAAAGAAAACAGCCCATGGTTTATGATGAGCACATCTGGCAACACCAAACAACAATACCGAGTGTATGGGATCATCCGTTTCAATATTTATGACACAGCAGTTGCATTGCACATTTATCAATCACGCTCACTCATGAGTTCTGAAAAGTATAAGGAACATTTATTTATACCCTTTACCGATCTCACATCGGGCAGAGAAACTTATGGAGGCGGTCGTTATATTGATCTGAATATTTCTGATATAAGCAACAATACATATGTGATCGATTTCAACAAAGCCTATAATCCCTATTGCGCCTATACAACAGGGTACAATTGCCCTATTCCACCAAAAGAAAACGATTTGGCTGTAGCCATAAAAGCAGGCGAACTGAATTATACGAAATAA
- a CDS encoding endonuclease MutS2 produces MKFFPDSALVQLEFDKVKALLHEHCKTEYAKNKAQELRIHTRKEYIKLELQQSYEFMLLLQQGQYFPTDYILNLSRELKLLSIPGAVLTEEQLVQIRKLAINAQSIFRWFDADRRSAYPALTEVIEGTYYEKVILELINDVLDDSGVVKDDASEELGNIRMSLYRKRNELRREFEKVLKRLQKQGYVADIEESFLSGRRVVALFAEQKRQVKGILHGESETRRTVFVEPEETIELNNDIFSLENEERREVYRILRELTEQLSVYASLLTTYHGILGEYDFIRAKAKLGVDMQANFPMLTDKAVIDLREAYHPLLLLYNKKNQKPTIPTNIRLDEKSRILVISGPNAGGKTVTMKTVGLMQLMVQSGLLVPVHPDSEFGIFKQVMIHIGDTQSIEYDLSTYSSHLLHMKHFMETANGRTLFFIDELGSGSDPNLGGAFAEVILQELVKKHSLGIVTTHYLNLKVMANHTPGIVNGAMSFDEKSLQPLYKLIFGKPGSSYTFAIAERIGLSKQLIDRARALVDEDHFRLDKLLNTAESDLRQIEKKEKELHRLLKENERLKKEMEQVLNREKHQQQVELLKQQNKITEDRIAYLKDMDRKLKAIVQEWRRSDNKADVMKQINALLFDQKQKQVAEKKDKKLNEKFKEVGGEIKPGVKVKMMKNRQVGIVKELRGKNAVVQLGAIPITVSLTDLVVVVDKLEEEKTTGN; encoded by the coding sequence ATTAAATTTTTTCCCGATTCGGCCCTCGTGCAGCTGGAGTTTGATAAAGTGAAGGCGTTGTTACATGAGCATTGCAAAACGGAGTATGCAAAAAACAAGGCACAGGAGCTTCGTATCCATACACGAAAGGAATATATAAAGCTGGAGTTGCAACAGAGTTATGAGTTTATGCTGTTGCTGCAGCAGGGTCAGTATTTCCCTACTGATTATATTCTCAATCTTTCACGTGAACTGAAATTATTATCAATACCCGGTGCGGTGTTAACGGAAGAGCAATTGGTGCAGATCCGCAAACTGGCCATTAACGCACAAAGTATTTTTCGTTGGTTTGATGCAGATCGCAGATCGGCTTACCCTGCTTTAACAGAAGTAATTGAAGGAACGTACTACGAAAAAGTAATTCTTGAACTCATCAATGATGTACTGGACGACAGTGGTGTGGTGAAGGATGATGCGAGTGAAGAGCTGGGAAATATTCGCATGAGTTTATACAGAAAGCGAAATGAATTACGTCGTGAGTTTGAAAAAGTGTTGAAGCGTTTACAGAAACAAGGTTATGTAGCTGATATTGAAGAATCGTTTTTAAGCGGTAGAAGGGTAGTGGCATTGTTTGCAGAACAAAAGCGACAGGTGAAAGGTATTCTGCATGGCGAAAGTGAAACAAGAAGAACAGTATTTGTTGAACCGGAAGAAACCATTGAGCTCAACAATGATATTTTCAGTTTGGAAAATGAAGAGCGCAGGGAAGTGTATCGCATTCTCCGGGAATTAACGGAGCAACTTTCTGTGTATGCATCGTTGCTTACAACTTATCACGGCATATTAGGTGAATATGATTTCATCAGGGCAAAAGCAAAGCTGGGCGTTGATATGCAGGCAAATTTCCCAATGCTGACGGATAAAGCAGTGATCGACTTAAGAGAAGCCTATCATCCGTTGTTGTTGTTGTACAATAAGAAAAATCAAAAGCCAACGATTCCTACAAACATTCGTCTTGATGAAAAGAGCAGGATATTGGTGATCTCAGGACCCAATGCCGGTGGTAAAACAGTTACCATGAAAACAGTTGGGTTGATGCAATTGATGGTGCAGAGTGGTTTGCTTGTACCTGTGCATCCAGATAGTGAGTTTGGTATTTTCAAACAGGTGATGATCCATATTGGTGATACGCAAAGCATCGAATATGATTTGAGTACTTACAGCAGTCACTTGCTGCACATGAAACACTTCATGGAAACAGCAAATGGCCGCACCTTGTTTTTTATTGATGAGTTAGGAAGTGGCAGTGATCCCAATCTTGGTGGTGCATTTGCTGAAGTGATCTTACAGGAGTTGGTGAAGAAACATTCACTTGGCATTGTTACAACACACTATCTCAATTTGAAAGTAATGGCGAACCACACGCCCGGTATTGTGAACGGGGCCATGAGTTTCGATGAAAAAAGTTTGCAGCCTTTATATAAACTGATATTCGGTAAGCCCGGAAGTTCTTACACGTTTGCCATTGCAGAACGTATCGGCTTAAGCAAACAATTGATCGACCGTGCAAGGGCATTGGTAGATGAAGATCATTTCCGGTTAGATAAATTGTTGAATACGGCAGAGAGTGATCTCCGTCAGATCGAGAAGAAAGAAAAGGAACTGCATCGTTTGCTGAAAGAAAACGAGCGGTTGAAAAAAGAGATGGAGCAGGTGCTCAATAGAGAAAAACATCAGCAGCAGGTAGAGTTGTTGAAACAGCAGAATAAGATCACGGAAGACCGCATCGCTTATCTCAAGGATATGGATCGCAAACTCAAAGCCATTGTGCAGGAGTGGAGGAGAAGCGACAACAAGGCTGACGTTATGAAGCAGATCAATGCTTTGCTGTTTGATCAAAAGCAGAAGCAGGTGGCTGAGAAAAAAGACAAAAAGCTCAACGAAAAATTCAAGGAAGTGGGTGGGGAAATAAAGCCAGGCGTAAAAGTGAAAATGATGAAGAACCGCCAGGTGGGTATTGTAAAAGAACTACGGGGCAAGAACGCAGTGGTTCAGTTGGGAGCTATTCCGATTACGGTAAGTTTGACGGATCTGGTGGTTGTGGTGGATAAGTTGGAAGAAGAAAAAACCACCGGCAATTAA
- a CDS encoding MBL fold metallo-hydrolase has product MKTDIQLLRNATVVINTTGLQLLVDPMFSAKEHLDPIPWSDDRRNPLVDLPVSKEMLQNIINSTDVILLTHLHPDHWDEEAVALLPKTMQVICQPEDEPVLRAQGFCNLITTEQSLCNHVLVERVSAQHGHGELLDKLSPASGFVIQSPHQTIYVTGDTVWGESLKHNLQRFQPDVIIANSGAAQFSFGEPVTLNKEDVLQMLSACKPHATVVIVHMEAVNHCRLTRSELQDFLKPHQFTQTVLIPLDGEFIEV; this is encoded by the coding sequence ATGAAAACGGACATTCAATTATTGCGAAATGCAACAGTTGTCATTAACACAACCGGGCTTCAGTTGCTGGTCGATCCGATGTTTAGTGCAAAAGAACATCTCGATCCTATACCTTGGTCAGATGACCGCAGAAATCCTTTGGTCGATTTGCCGGTTTCAAAGGAGATGTTGCAAAATATTATCAACTCAACAGATGTAATCTTATTAACACATCTGCATCCCGATCATTGGGATGAAGAAGCAGTTGCTTTACTGCCAAAGACAATGCAGGTGATCTGTCAGCCAGAGGATGAACCCGTATTGCGGGCACAAGGATTTTGTAATTTAATTACAACTGAACAATCTCTTTGTAATCATGTGCTTGTTGAACGTGTGTCTGCGCAGCACGGGCATGGCGAACTGCTCGACAAACTTTCTCCTGCAAGTGGATTTGTAATTCAATCGCCACATCAAACAATTTATGTAACCGGCGATACTGTTTGGGGCGAATCATTGAAGCATAACCTGCAACGTTTTCAGCCCGATGTGATCATTGCAAACAGTGGTGCGGCACAATTTAGTTTCGGTGAGCCGGTAACACTCAACAAAGAGGATGTGCTGCAAATGCTTTCTGCATGTAAGCCGCATGCAACTGTGGTTATTGTGCATATGGAAGCGGTGAATCATTGCCGTTTAACAAGAAGTGAATTGCAGGATTTTCTTAAACCGCATCAGTTTACCCAAACGGTTCTTATTCCTCTTGACGGAGAATTTATTGAAGTATAA
- a CDS encoding DMT family transporter, translating to MQFADLIKLLLLGAIWGSSYLFMKLALPLTGAFFTSAARIVIGTVFILLLAFVKKQLPDFKSNYKAFLLAGLLNLIVPYASITYASRYVTASTGATLNATTPIFTLLLAAVFLNEKITVRKIAGICLGIVGVVVLVGWNSHPQPASAFKGTALCLFAAVAYASANIYTRINFKNLGALQIVTGQMLFSSLLLLPVALPLSITIHLTANTVVIILCLALLSTVAGYLLYFQLVQSAGPVKASLVTFIIPVFAFCWSSLFFNEPVTGNLLVSFLLIASGLVCILYPLRGNKQQ from the coding sequence ATGCAGTTTGCGGATTTGATAAAGCTGTTGCTCCTGGGAGCTATCTGGGGCAGTTCGTATTTGTTTATGAAACTGGCATTGCCTTTAACAGGCGCTTTCTTTACGAGTGCTGCACGTATTGTCATCGGTACTGTGTTTATCTTGCTACTGGCATTCGTAAAAAAGCAGTTACCCGATTTCAAATCGAACTACAAAGCGTTCCTGCTCGCAGGCTTATTGAATCTTATCGTGCCTTATGCTAGTATTACCTATGCCTCCCGTTATGTAACTGCGTCAACTGGTGCCACACTGAATGCCACAACACCCATTTTTACATTGTTGCTGGCTGCTGTTTTTCTTAATGAAAAAATCACAGTTCGTAAAATAGCAGGCATCTGTCTTGGCATTGTTGGTGTGGTTGTACTTGTGGGTTGGAATAGTCATCCGCAACCTGCAAGTGCGTTTAAAGGAACTGCTCTTTGTTTGTTTGCTGCAGTGGCTTATGCTTCGGCTAATATTTATACTCGTATAAATTTTAAGAACCTTGGTGCTTTGCAGATTGTAACGGGGCAAATGCTGTTCAGCTCACTGTTACTTTTACCCGTTGCGCTGCCGCTGAGTATAACCATACACTTAACGGCCAATACAGTTGTGATTATTTTATGTCTTGCGTTACTCAGCACGGTGGCTGGTTATCTTTTATATTTTCAGTTGGTACAGAGTGCGGGACCGGTAAAAGCGTCGTTGGTTACATTTATCATTCCTGTGTTTGCTTTTTGCTGGAGCAGCCTGTTTTTCAACGAACCGGTTACGGGTAATTTACTGGTAAGTTTTCTATTGATTGCAAGCGGCTTGGTTTGCATTTTGTATCCGCTTAGAGGTAACAAACAACAGTAG
- a CDS encoding Crp/Fnr family transcriptional regulator: MPHQLLLDNIRNFIQLTQEEEELVLDRTTPREFKRGEFLNNEGEVNRFTNFIIKGSARVYYIEPSGHEHVVQLGISKWWVGDFPSFITQTKASMYTQALEPTEVLAFSYENLQVLYHEVPKMERFFRLLIQRAYASFHRRVLEALGMDAEQRYLAFRNVYPEMDMQIPQKHIASYLGMSPEFLSTLKRRIVDKERGRVRK; this comes from the coding sequence ATGCCACATCAATTGCTGCTTGACAATATCCGGAACTTCATTCAACTTACTCAGGAAGAAGAGGAGTTAGTGCTCGACCGTACAACTCCAAGAGAATTTAAACGTGGTGAATTTTTAAATAACGAAGGAGAAGTAAACCGCTTTACAAATTTTATTATTAAAGGCAGCGCCCGTGTTTACTATATTGAACCAAGCGGGCATGAGCATGTTGTACAGTTGGGCATCAGTAAATGGTGGGTGGGTGATTTTCCAAGTTTCATCACGCAAACAAAAGCCAGCATGTACACACAAGCACTGGAGCCAACAGAGGTATTGGCTTTTTCTTATGAAAATCTGCAGGTTTTATATCACGAAGTACCAAAGATGGAACGCTTTTTCCGATTGTTGATACAACGGGCATATGCTTCTTTTCATCGGAGAGTTTTAGAAGCGCTGGGCATGGATGCAGAGCAGCGTTATCTTGCTTTCAGGAATGTATATCCTGAAATGGATATGCAGATTCCGCAAAAACATATCGCTTCATACCTTGGAATGTCGCCGGAATTCTTAAGTACACTAAAGCGCCGGATAGTAGACAAAGAACGGGGGCGTGTACGGAAGTAG
- a CDS encoding NADPH-dependent FMN reductase — protein sequence MKRILAICASNKPNSINRLLLSAACLKLTGAEVQTMLLSDVSIPFYNELIEENEGVPGEVLRIHQTFTEADGFVLACPEHNGLPPAVFKNLYDWLSRINQRVFADKPVMLLSTSPGENGGASNLSLIRELLPRWGGIPAGFFALGKFYSNFHSSEKRITNPLLNLMLDQEIAVFESAIHHPQFA from the coding sequence ATGAAACGTATTCTGGCAATATGTGCAAGCAATAAACCGAACTCTATAAACAGGTTGTTACTTTCTGCAGCGTGTTTAAAACTCACAGGTGCTGAAGTTCAAACCATGTTGCTTTCTGATGTTAGTATTCCTTTTTACAACGAATTGATTGAAGAAAATGAAGGCGTGCCTGGCGAGGTGTTGCGTATTCATCAAACCTTCACCGAAGCAGATGGATTTGTATTGGCTTGCCCTGAGCATAACGGGCTGCCGCCGGCAGTTTTTAAAAATCTTTACGACTGGTTATCGAGAATAAACCAAAGAGTTTTTGCAGATAAACCCGTGATGCTGCTAAGTACTTCACCTGGCGAAAACGGTGGAGCAAGTAATCTTTCATTGATCCGTGAGTTACTGCCGAGATGGGGCGGCATTCCTGCAGGTTTTTTTGCGCTCGGAAAATTTTACAGCAACTTCCACTCGTCAGAAAAGCGAATCACAAATCCTTTGCTCAATCTGATGCTGGACCAAGAAATCGCTGTATTTGAATCGGCCATTCATCATCCTCAATTCGCTTGA